The following nucleotide sequence is from Salvelinus namaycush isolate Seneca chromosome 23, SaNama_1.0, whole genome shotgun sequence.
ctcattgcaagcttacagaacagggctgcgggCAGCTGAGCGAAAATTGACGGAAAACTAAACTTCCGTAGGACTCATCATCCTTCCACTCCCTACTCGCTACCTTCTCGTCCTCTGTATTCGCTGCCGAAGACACtttctaaccctaggaaactcttttcccaccttctcctccctccttattcctccaccccctcctcctttctctctgctgacgactttgtcaaccactttgaaaagaaggttgatgaCATCCGCTTCTCATTCACTCAGCATATTTACTTGGCTCGTCGCACTctactgactccttgtggcgggtgacttcggtcgtcagttcgAACGGTGCTTCGggggttaagcgagcgggtgttaagaagaagagcggtttggcgggtcatgtttcggaggacgtatGACTCGAcgttcgcctctcccgagcccgtcgAGGAGTTGCAGTATATATATAAAGTACATGCTCTGGCCATAGACTAAAGAACTTAGAGAATGACTGCTAACCGTGGGATGATATATCTGGTTCAATGAGACTAATACATTGGACATAATACCAATACATTGTGCCTTACTGAGGTGTTGGGGGTGTTTTATGCATTTCCAGCATTGTGTTACTGTGTTGTGTAAATGGTTAGAGTAATCTGTTTAAACTGGTTGGCTAAGGTATCTAAGTCATACACACGCACTGAGACAGAGGACAGTTAAATATCTGGAAATTATTGGAGGAGAATAAGACTTGCAACAAAACCCTCAGAGGAAATCTAGAAGAGCCAAAGACAAACTACAGCTGTTTAACAGTAAATTAACGACTGTGAGACCAAACAATTATTTAAAACACATTGTAACGATGGATCAGGTGACAAGGATTTTGTTTCATATTTCGATAATTGCGTGTGCAATTTTACCATGCGTTGTCGTACTTTGATCACAGTTCAACGGAGGCTGCAGAGATAACGATTTCTTCCACTCTCGTAAAACACTTTGACACACTGATGAGTTATCGTTTTCAAAGATAGATTTGGACTCTGTCACGTTTAACATGAATGGGTGTGTTTTCAGATTGAGGGTGTTCACTCTGACGGAGCCACAGAACCCTGGAGAGAAGAGGCTGTCTGTGCACTGATCATACCCCCAGATAGGAGTGCACAGAGATGGATACAGGATGATGGGGATGACCCCTCTTCACAGAACAGAAAGACAGGGGCAGGTGTCCAGTGCTGACACTCCAGCATGACAGTCATTAGGCCAGAGGCATCATGGGAATGACATGACATTAGATGAAAATCATAATGTTGAGCGTGTTCTTCCTTTTGGACTAGCAGCTCAAACACCTCTTTATAatattgaagtgtgtgtgtgtgtgtgtgtctgtctgtgtctgtgtctgtgtctgtgtctgtgtgtggttcaGTTAGCTGATCTTTGGGTCAGGGAGGCAGACTGTGTTCACACTCTTAATTAAGAAAATTGATTGTACTCAACATGTCAGCCCAGTGTTTCTAAATAAATCCTAAGTCACAcaatcaatcattgttttttatGAAATGGAGAATGAGCTGAATTTGAACCTGTTTAATAatggttaaatgaaggttaaataatggttaaatgaTGGTTAAATTATGGTTAAATGATGGTTAAATGATGGTTAAATTATTACATATTAAGCGCATGCACTATTCCGTTGTAGTCATTCTTAAAGTAATATTTGGTGGACAGACTACGTAAACAACATCTGACCAAAGTACGTGGGGTTTTAGTTTACTCTTACAGTAAAAAGCTAGTAGCCAGGCAGCTTGGGTAATCCAAGGATCAATGATTTGGGACATCTCTGAATCAGATCCTCTAGTTGGAATGTGTTTATTTAAGTCGTCTCAGTGTGGAGATCAATAGGCTACAGTATCATTCACATTGTCCTCGTGGGGAGCAGTTTAAATGACTGGTCTATACGATCTGCAGCTCGTGGCTGTCTGAGAGTCCACAGCTAGCCTTGTGTTCATTGAAGAGCTTGACCAGGGATTCCATGTAGAGGCCATGATAATGGTCCACCTCCTCCTGAGTGGGAAAAGGCCTCTTTGGCACTGGGATAGGACTACCCACTACAGTGGTGACCGGGCGGTGGTAAGGCATCCAAAACCAGCGTTCACCTACAAACAGACACGGGGAAAAGCTCATGATTTTCTTAAAGAGTTGTTGGAACCTCCAGCCCACACTCCCCTCTGAGAAGATCACCTGGCGGAAAATATTGTTCTCCCCATACGAGTAGACGGGCACCAGGTTAGCCCCAAACTCCAGGGCCACCCGGACGAAGCCTTTCCTCTGTTTCATTACCACAGTGTTAACCCCAGGCAGGCTCAACAGTGACTCAGCAGCGCCCCCTATCACAATCACCACCGCATTGCCTTGTCCACTATTAGACAGAAGGTGCTTTAGACTGGGCTTGCTGACTGGACAACAACCTGTGGCCATGGCATATTCCCTGTAGAGGGGGATCTTGAAGAGGCCACCCAGGATGCAGAGGCAGGAGCGCACCCCGGGAAAGAGGTCCATAAAGCCACAGGCCTCGGTGCTAAAAGAGGCAAAGGCTCCGATACTCAACACCCCATGAGGATGACACCCTAAGATGTAGTTCTCGTTTGGGTTCAACTCCGCCGTTTTCACTAACTTCATTGGGAAGTAGTCCCTAACGTGATTCCACACTTTCCAGTTTCTCACAAAAGAACTTCTCCTGCCTCCTCTTTCAGGTGTGTGCCAGTCCATCAACTGCCAGATGAGGTAGAGAACAGGCAGCGGCCACAGACAAGTCAACAGAAGGTACACCATCAATCCAATACAAATCGGACCTAACAGGAGGAAGCTCCATATCCATTGCAGAACGCTGATATTCTCCAGGAACTCTTTCCTTTGAGTTTTCTCCATCTTCATCTCTGAAACCGTTTCTGTAgttttccccccccaaaaaaggtgaTTTACAGCGAACAAGAGCGACTGTCCGGAGAGCACTAGTACACGACACGGACGTACTTTGATCACAGTTCAACCGAGGCTGCAGAGATAACGATTTCTTCCACTCTCGTAACACTTTGACACACTGATGAGTTATCGCTTTCAAAGATAAACGGTGACAGAGTCCAAATCGAACATGAATGGTTGTGTTTTCAGATTGAGGGTGTTCACTCTGACGGATCCACAGAACCCTGGAGAGAAGAGGCTGTCTGTGCACTGATCATACCCCCAGATAGGAGTGCACAGAGATGGATACAGGATGGTGGGGATGACCCCTCTTCACAGAACAGAAAGACAGGGGCAGGTGTCCAGTGCTGACACTCCAGCATGACAGTCATTAGGCCAGAGGCATCATGGGAATGACATGACATTAGATGAAAATCATGGGGGGGCGTCAGAGGTTAAGATTTATGACTGGGCAGGGAACCAGGGGAGAGGGGAATGTTTTTCACATTCAGGGTAACCATAGCAACCTCTGCTTAACTTCAAGGGCTGTGAAGCCAATGCCACCAGACACATGGAGCTGACCGCTTAAACTAGAGCAAATAACAGACCACGGTTGGTGTGTGTAAAACAGACCAATCCAGTGTCTATCACCATTCTTTCTGTTGTCTGACTCTAGAGAGCAGGCAAGACCAGAGAGTCAACAGAATTCTGACTTCACTGAAGAGTCAGAGACCACACGCCATTCTATTGTCCTTGATTCAGAGACACAGCCTTGGGGTCACACGCCCTTCTATTGTCCTTGATTCAGAGACACAGCCTTGGGGTCACACGCCCTTCTATTGTCCTTGATTCAGAGACACAGCCTTGGGGTCACACGCCCTTCTATTGTCCTTGATTCAGAGACACAGCCTTGGGGTCACACGCCCTTCTATTGTCCTTGATTCAGAGACACAGCCTTGGGGTCACACGCCCTTCTATTGTCCTTGATTCAGAGACACAGCCTTGGGGTCACACGCCCTTCTATTGTCCTTGATTCAGAGACACAGCCTTGGGGTCACACGCCCTTCTATTGTCCTTGATTCAGAGACACAGCCTTGGGGTCACACGCCCTTCTATTGTCCTTGATTCAGAGACACAGCCTTGGGGTCACACGCCCTTCTATTGTCCTTGATTCAGAGACACAGCCTTGGGGTCACACGCCCTTCTATTGTCCTTGATTCAGAGACACAGCCTTGGGGTCACACGCCCTTCTATTGTCCTTGATTCAGAGACACAGCCTTGGGGTCACACGCCCTTCTATTGTCCTTGATTCAGAGACACAGCCTTGGGGTCACACGCCCTTCTATTGTCCTTGATTCAGAGACACAGCCTTGGGGTCATGCTTGTTGCTTTCATTAAGACACTGTTGCCATGGAGATGCTGCTTATCCCTTATCTAGCTCCAGTGTTTTAGAAAGAGAAAGGaatagagggaaagaggagaaaaaCGGGGCGAGGTGGGGTGGAAGAAAATGGGAGAGAGGAGCCTTATCTGAAACgtatttaaaattaaaattaataaCCCACAGTCAACTCTCCTTTGTATTTTTCTGCCTTAAAGGCATCATGTGgatccttcacacacacacacacacacacacacacacacacacacacacacacacacacacacacacacacacacacacacacacacacacacacacacacataacatgtgAAGTGTGTAATATAACTGTATCAGTCATTCTTGGCAGGTATTATGATATTACATAGACAGATCATTTAAAATACTAGAAGACACTGAAAATCTCTAGAACATTGGACtgagcacgtgtgtgtgtgtgtgtgtgtgtgtgtgtgtgtgtgtgtgtgtgtgtgtgtgtgtgtgtgtgtgtgtgtgtgtgtgtatatacagttgaagtcgaaagtttacatacaccatagccaaatgcatttaaactccgtttttcacaattcctgacatttattccgactaaaaattccctgtgttaggtcagttaggatcaccactttattttaagaatgtgaaatgtcagaataatagtagagagaatgatttattttatcctttcatcacattcccagtgggtcagaagtttacatacattcaattagtatttggtagcattgcctttaaattgtttaacttgggtcaaacatttcgggtagccttccacaagcttcccacaataagttgggtgaattttggcccattcctcctgacagagctggtgtaagagtcaggtttgtaggcctccatgctcgcacatgctttttcagttctgcccacaaattttctatcggtttgaggtcagggctttgtgatggccactccaataccttgactttgttgtcctaatccattttgccacaactttggaagtatgcttggggttattgtccatttggaagacccatttgcaaccaagctttaacttcctgactgatgtcttgagatgttgcttcgatATATCCACCTAATATTCCTCCCttatgatgccatttattttgtgaagtgcaccagtccctcctgcagcaaagcacccccacaacatgatgctgccaccccccgtgcttcacggttgggatggtgttcttcggcttgcaagcctccccctttttcctccaaacataagtacgttcatctctaggagacagaacgcgtctccttcctgagcggtatgatggctgcgtggtcccatggtgtttatacttgcgtactattgtttgtacagatgaacgtggtaccttcaggcatttggaaattgctcccaatgatgaaccagacttgtggaggtctacaaactgaggtcttggctgatttcttttgattttcccatgaggcactgagtttgaaggtaggccttgaaatacatccacagatacacctccaattgactcaaattatgtcaatcagcctatcagaagcttctaaagccatgacatcattttctagaatttttCAAGCTGGCACAGTgaagttagtgtatgtaaacttctgacccattggaattgtgatacagtgaattataagctaaataatctgtctgtaaacaattgttggaaaaattacttgtgtcatgcacaaagtagatgtcctaaccgacttgccaaaactataatttgttaacaagaaatttgtggagaggctgaaaaacgagttttaatgactccaatctaagtgtatgtaaacttccgacttcaactgtatatataaataccacacacacacacacacacacacacacacacacacacacacacacacacacacacacacacacacacacacacacacacacacacacacacacacacacacacacacacacacacacacacacacacacacacacacacacacatatatatatatatacagttgaattgtccgtagagttccgagacaggattggccgccaggccaaactgagcaaacgggggagaagggccttagttaGGAagctgaccaagaacccgatggtcactctgacagagctctatagttcctctgcagcaatccaccaatcaggcctttatggtagagtggccagacggaagccactcctcagtaaaaggcacatgacagcactcttggagtttgccaaaaggcacctaaaggactctctgaccatgagaaacaagattctctggtctgattaaaccaagattgaactatctggcctgaatgccaagcgtcacgtctggaggaaacatggcatcatccctatggtgaagcatggtggtggcagcatcatgctgtggggatgtttttcagctgcagcgactgggagactagtcaggatcgagacaaagatgagcaaacagagcaaagtacagagagatacttgatgaaaacctgctccagagtgctccggacctcagactggggcaaaggttcaccttccaacaggacaacgaccctaagcgcacagccaagacaatgcaggagtggctttgggacaagtctctgaatgtcctttacatgctgaccagaccagacacgtcgcaaaataaatgtagaaatccatgttattcaattattgcacccacactgctcacgtcTGCCATGCCAAGGGTTAAAATAGAACtcctatttctgatgcagatcgcgctgcaagtcctgcctctcccatctcctcattggtttatagaagcaggtacccacgtgccatctcctcattagttatacccacgtgggtgattgaaagacgaactgttttgccggtcgtcgtggtaatacaatgaaagtttagatgccgatcaccatataagttcaaagatgaaaaagcctggaaggaggagagatgactagaaatgattcggttggccgttttatgtgtggattaattgtcggagtagaggaccttttgcatttcaggtaaaataacaactcaatgtttatatcccaggacaaattagctagcaacagcaagctagctaaataggacaaattagctagcaagtgcaagctaactagctaaattgccatacatgtttaatgcttttgacctgtccccaaatgaatgtcattggttcagagttagttttgatattttaacctgcgtgatcgcgtttggtgcacgatagcgcacgatggcgcacgcgcgcagccggtttgggttccgtgttagtggcccagccagaacccggacttcaacccgatcaaacatctttggagagatctgaaaatagctgtgcagcaacactccccatccaacctgacagagcttgagaggatctgcagagaagaatgggagaaactccccaaatacaggtgtgccaagcttgtaacgtcatacccaagaagacttgaggctgtaatcactgccaaaggtgcttcaacaaagtactgagtaaagggtctgattacttatgtaaatgtgatatttcagttttattattattttctataAATTGGCAAAACTGTCTAAAATTTGTCATGGGTTATTGatgcagattgatgaggaaacaaactattcaatcaattttacaataaggctgtaacgtaacaaaatgtgaaaaagtcaaggggtctgaatactgacagaaacactgtacatgtaggtacagtaggggtaaaagtgactaggcaatcaggatagataataaacagagtagaagcAGTGTATGtgtgaaatcaaatcaaaataaaataaaaatgtatttgtcacatgcgccgaatacatcggcgcatgtgacaaatacatttttattttattttgattaccttaccgtgaaatgcttacttatgggcacttaaccaacaatgcgaTTCAAGAAataaagttaagaaaatatttactaaatatacaaatataaacaaatatacaggggctaccggtaccgagtcaatgtggggggAAGTTAGTTGAGATAATTTGTACAAGTAGgcagaggtaaagtgactatgcatacataataaacaggtaaagtgactatgcatacataataaacaggtaaagtgactatgcatacataataaacagcgagtagcagcagtgtaaaaacaagggggAGGGCATTTGATtcttgttcagcagtcttatggcttgggcgtAGAAGCtgctaaggagccttttggacctagacgtggtgctccggtaccgcttgccgtgcggtagcagagagaacagtctatgactagggtgactggagtcattgacaattttttgggccttcctctgacactgcctggtatagaggtcctggatggcagaacgcttggcccaagtgatgtagcgccttacggtcggatgccgagcagttggcataccaggcggtgatgcaaccggtcaggatgctctcgatgttgcagctgtagatctttttgaggatctggggactcatgtcaaatcttttcagtctaccgagagggggaaaaggtgttgtcatgccctcttcacgactgtcttggtgtgtttggaccataatagtttgttggtgatgtggacaccaaggatcttgaatctctcaacccgctctactgcagccctgtcgatgtgaatgggggcctgttcggtcctccttttcctgttgtccacgatcaactcctttgtcttgatcacgttgagggagaggtttttgtcctggcaccacactgccaggtctctgacctccttattgtctgtctcatcgttgttggtgatcaggccaaccaatgttgtgtcatcagcaaacttaatgatggggttggagtcgtgctggccatgcagtcgtgggtgaaaagggagtataggaggggactaagcacgcacccctcaGGGGCCCACATGtagaggatcagcgtggcagatgtgttgttgcctacccttatcacctgggggcggcccgtcaggaagtccaggatccagttgcatttctggttgggatatgtgcgtacagtcaatgtggggacgacgtcgtctatgcacttattgatgaagctggtgactgatgtggtaaactcctcaatgccattgaaagaatcctggaacatattccaatctgtgctagcgaaacagtcctgtatctTAGCATCTCAGATGCCGCATGACAcgcttgcggtcagatgccaggcagttgccataccagctgtaaaacgttttgaggatctgagggcc
It contains:
- the LOC120018018 gene encoding diacylglycerol O-acyltransferase 2-like isoform X1; its protein translation is MKMEKTQRKEFLENISVLQWIWSFLLLGPICIGLMVYLLLTCLWPLPVLYLIWQLMDWHTPERGGRRSSFVRNWKVWNHVRDYFPMKLVKTAELNPNENYILGCHPHGVLSIGAFASFSTEACGFMDLFPGVRSCLCILGGLFKIPLYREYAMATGCCPVSKPSLKHLLSNSGQGNAVVIVIGGAAESLLSLPGVNTVVMKQRKGFVRVALEFGANLVPVYSYGENNIFRQVIFSEGSVGWRFQQLFKKIMSFSPCLFVGERWFWMPYHRPVTTVVGSPIPVPKRPFPTQEEVDHYHGLYMESLVKLFNEHKASCGLSDSHELQIV
- the LOC120018018 gene encoding diacylglycerol O-acyltransferase 2-like isoform X2, which produces MKMEKTQRKEFLENISVLQWIWSFLLLGPICIGLMVYLLLTCLWPLPVLYLIWQLMDWHTPERGGRRSSFVRNWKVWNHVRDYFPMKLVKTAELNPNENYILGCHPHGVLSIGAFASFSTEACGFMDLFPGVRSCLCILGGLFKIPLYREYAMATGCCPVSKPSLKHLLSNSGQGNAVVIVIGGAAESLLSLPGVNTVVMKQRKGFVRVALEFGANLVPVYSYGENNIFRQVNAGFGCLTTARSPL